From the genome of Populus alba chromosome 10, ASM523922v2, whole genome shotgun sequence, one region includes:
- the LOC118061502 gene encoding stem-specific protein TSJT1, translating to MLAVFDKTVAKCPDALQSPHSAPAASVLKDGFLANHFGSLHPGSVTVNLGSSGLIAYSLDKQNPLLPRLFAVVDDIFCLFQGHIENVAVLKQQYGLNKTANEAIIVIEAYRTLRDRGPYPADQVVKDILGKFAFILYDSTSKATFVAVDADGSVPFFWGTDSEGNLVLSDDVQIVQKGCGKSFAPFPKGCFFTTSRGLRSFEHPMNELKPVPRVDSSGQVCGSTFKVDAETKKESAGMPRVDSSYNWSSNY from the exons ATGTTGGCAGTTTTTGACAAAACAGTTGCAAAATGTCCCGATGCCTTACAGAGTCCACACTCTGCCCCCGCTGCTTCTGTATTGAAAGATGGCTTCTTGGCTAACCACTTCGGCTCCCTGCACCCTGGCTCTGTCACTGTCAATCTTGGCAGTTCTGGTCTCATTGCTTACTCTCTTGATAAGCAAAACCCTCTTCTTCCAag GTTATTTGCGGTTGTGGATGACATTTTCTGCCTGTTCCAAGGCCACATCGAGAATGTTGCTGTTCTCAAGCAGCAATATGGTTTAAATAAAACTGCAAATGAGGCGATCATTGTCATTGAAGCTTACAGAACTCTCAGAGATCGAGGCCCTTATCCTGCTGACCAGGTTGTGAAAGACATCCTCGGGAAATTTGCGTTTATTTTATATGACAGCACTTCAAAAGCCACATTTGTCGCTGTT GATGCTGATGGAAGTGTACCCTTTTTTTGGGGAACTGATTCTGAAGGCAATCTCGTTCTTTCAGATGATGTTCAGATTGTTCAGAAAGGCTGTGGGAAATCTTTTGCACCATTCCCTAAAG GATGCTTCTTTACAACTTCTCGAGGTTTGAGGAGCTTTGAGCACCCCATGAATGAGTTGAAGCCAGTGCCAAGAGTGGACAGTTCAGGTCAGGTCTGCGGATCAACTTTTAAGGTGGATGCGGAGACGAAGAAGGAATCAGCTGGCATGCCAAGAGTTGATAGTTCTTACAACTGGTCTTCAAACTATTAA
- the LOC118061501 gene encoding transmembrane emp24 domain-containing protein p24beta3 — MERRRKQIYVVAALLMSFISRIYSLSVTVNDVECVYEYVLYEGDTVSGNFVVVDHDIFWGSDHPGIDFTATSPGDNTVHTVKGTSGDKFEFKAPRSGMYKFCFHNPYATPETVSFYIHVGHIPSEHDLAKDEHLNPINVKIAELREALESVTAEQRYLKARDIRHRHTNESTRRRVIAYTVGEYLLLAAASTLQVVYIRRLFSKSVAYNRV; from the exons ATGGAGAGGAGGAGAAAGCAGATCTACGTAGTGGCAGCTCTCTTAATGAGCTTTATTAGCCGCATCTATTCTCTCTCCGTCACCGTAAACGACGTTGAATGCGTTTACGAGTATGTCCTCTATGAAGGCGACACCGTTTCCGGAAACTTCGTTGTTGTCGATCACGACATCTTCTGGGGCTCCGATCACCCCGGCATCGATTTCACT GCAACATCTCCTGGAGATAATACGGTGCACACTGTAAAGGGGACATCTGGGGATAAGTTTGAGTTCAAGGCTCCGAGAAGTGGAATGTACAAATTTTGTTTTCACAATCCCTACGCAACACCTGAGACCGTCTCGTTTTATATTCATGTGGGCCATATTCCCAGCGAGCATGACCTTGCCAAAGATG AGCATTTGAACccaattaatgttaaaattgcTGAGCTGAGGGAGGCATTGGAGTCTGTTACAGCAGAGCAGAGGTACTTGAAAGCCCGTGATATTCGACATCGTCATA CTAATGAGAGCACAAGAAGGCGTGTCATAGCCTACACAGTTGGAGAGTACCTTTTGCTGGCCGCTGCCAGCACACTCCAAGTCGTGTATATCCGTCGTCTCTTCAGCAAGTCAGTGGCATATAACAGGGTTTGA
- the LOC118061500 gene encoding uncharacterized protein — MGAVPSTPRLSGARPQDAADYLIGSFVGEKTFPIGSDFWQKLLELPLNLHWPTHRVQEACKLFAQNNCNTRHLTKILIHLSWCLQECVSNSGAPSEVYEKAVNAVYISSVFLKYLIENAQSNSIEEFHLSLNESEPAPNGFETDQNIESLVMHNVLNFIGSVEVSPKTYLLHHELLNFMLVAMSTQLLYGPAPGPTDMNPFIDAAMAQESSLVGLVVRRLLLNYIIRPRIPYNSTSYPVFSGGSQPGVLQRVSSAAATLVLLPFNYLVSSTGDGTRNPLADSSLHVLLILNYYHKCVVGDESLTDRSDDSATSDSLSKGKTYFSDNPYCKALGNARDIEFDRVDIEGNAHSGSHVRLPFASLFDTLGMCLADETAVLLLYTLVHGNSDFLEYVLVRTDLDTLLMPILETLYNASKRTSNHIYILLIILLILSQDSSFNASIHKIVLPSIPWYQEHLLHRTSLGSLMVIILIRTVKYNLSKLRDLYLHTTCLATLANMAPHFHHLSAYASQRLVSLFYMLSRKYNKLAERIDDKMGKSGSLGQDSLAEDLSAELHIYTDFLRIVLEILNAILTYALPRNPEVVYAIMHRQEVFEPFKNHPRFSELIENIYMVLDFFNSRIDSQTHDGEWSAEKVLQLIIMNCRSWRVEGMKMFTQLHFSYEQESHPEEFFTPYIWRVALSQRGLSFDPSAINLFPVDLPIEKPNDDGDDQSKFQNTNLNEHRVLLDL, encoded by the exons ATGGGAGCAGTGCCTTCTACGCCGCGTCTCTCCGGCGCTCGCCCTCAGGACGCGGCCGATTATTTAATCGGTTCATTTGTCGGTGAGAAGACGTTTCCTATAGGTTCTGACTTCTGGCAGAAACTTCTCGAACTCCCTCTCAATCTCCATTGGCCTACTCACCGTGTTCAAGAAGCCTGCAAGCTCTTCG CACAAAATAATTGCAATACAAGGCATCTAACGAAGATTTTGATTCACTTATCGTGGTGTTTGCAAGAGTGTGTTTCGAATTCCGGTGCCCCGTCGGAAGTTTATGAGAAGGCTGTTAATGCGGTGTACATttcatcagtttttttaaagtatttaatcGAAAATGCTCAAAGCAATAGCATCGAGGAATTTCATTTGTCATTGAATGAGAGCGAACCTGCACCGAATGGTTTCGAAACAG ATCAAAACATCGAGAGTCTTGTCATGCATAATGTGCTTAACTTTATTGGTTCTGTAGAAGTAAG TCCGAAGACATACCTTCTACATCATGAGTTACTCAATTTCATGCTTGTTGCAATGTCAACCCAACTTCTCTATGGGCCAGCACCAGGACCGACTGATATGAACCCTTTTATTGATGCAGCAATGGCTCAG GAAAGTTCTTTGGTTGGTTTGGTTGTTCGGAGATTGctacttaattatataatacGACCTCGTATCCCATATAACAGCACATCATACCCAGTATTTTCTGGCGGGAGTCAGCCTGGAGTTTTGCAAAGAGTTAGTTCTGCAGCTG CCACTCTTGTTTTATTGCCATTCAATTATTTGGTCAGTTCAACTGGTGATGGCACAAGAAATCCATTGGCAGACAGCAGTCTTCATGTGTTGCTTAtacttaattattatcataagtGTGTTGTGGGTGATGAGTCCCTGACAGACAGAAGTGATGACAGTGCCACTTCAGATTCTCTTTCCAAAGGAAAAACATACTTCTCTGACAATCCTTACTGCAAAGCCTTAGGAAATGCAAGGGATATAGAAT TTGATCGTGTAGATATCGAGGGGAATGCGCACAGTGGGTCACATGTGAGATTGCCATTTGCATCTCTGTTTGATACTCTTGGCAT GTGCTTGGCTGATGAAACTGCAGTCCTATTGCTTTACACATTGGTGCATGGAAACTCTGACTTTTTGGAGTATGTTTTAGTGCGAACAGATCTGGATACATTG TTAATGCCAATTCTGGAAACACTGTACAATGCTTCAAAGAGGACGTCCAATCACATATACATTTTGCTGATTATACTTCTTATACTTAGCCAGGATTCATCTTTTAATGCAAGCATTCACAAGATA GTACTGCCAAGCATTCCATGGTATCAAGAACACCTTCTTCATCGAACATCCCTTGGTTCTCTAATGGTCATAATTCTTATAAGAACAGTGAAGTATAATCTATCTAAGCTGCGG GATCTCTATCTTCATACAACTTGTCTAGCAACTTTAGCAAACATGGCTCctcattttcatcatttgaGTGCATATGCATCACAGAGACTTGTTAGCCTATTCTATATGCTCTCACGCAA GTATAACAAACTTGCGGAACGGATAGATGATAAAATGGGGAAGAGTGGCTCTTTGGGGCAAGACAGCCTTGCTGAAGATCTG TCGGCAGAATTGCATATTTACACGGACTTCTTGAGAATTGTCCTTGAAATATTAAATGCAATTTTGACTTATGCCTTGCCACGCAATCCCGAG GTTGTATATGCAATAATGCACAGGCAAGAGGTTTTTGAGCCATTCAAGAATCATCCGCGCTTCAGTGAACTGattgaaaatatttacatg gttttagattttttcaataGTCGCATCGATTCCCAAACACATGATGGTGAATGGTCAGCGGAGAAAGTCCTCCAACTCATAATTATGAATTGTCGATCATGGCGGGTTGAAGGCATGAAG ATGTTTACTCAATTGCATTTCTCATACGAACAAGAGAGTCACCCAGAGGAGTTCTTTACACCATACATCTGGCGTGTTGCTTTATCCCAACG TGGACTGAGCTTTGATCCCAGTGCCATAAATCTGTTTCCAGTTGATCTGCCAATAGAG AAACCAAATGATGACGGAGATGATCAAAgtaaatttcaaaacacaaaTCTGAATGAACACAGGGTACTGCTTGACCTGTAG
- the LOC118061503 gene encoding meiotic recombination protein DMC1 homolog, with product MMAALKAEEQNHLQIMEREEMDGEDDLFEAIEKLINQGINAGDVKKLQDAGIYTCNGLMMFTKKHLTGIKGLSEAKVDKICEAAEKIVNYGYITGSDALLKRKSVIRITTGSQALDELLGGGIETSAITEAFGEFRSGKTQLAHTLCVSTQLPTQMHGGNGKVAYIDTEGTFRPDRIVPIAERFGMDPGAVLDNIIYARAYTYEHQYNLLLGLAAKMSEEPYRLLIVDSVIALFRVDFTGRGELAERQQKLAQMLSRLIKIAEEFNVAVYMTNQVIADPGGGMFISDPKKPAGGHVLAHAATIRLMFRKGKGEQRVCKVFDAPNLPEAEAVFQITSGGIADAKD from the exons ATGATGGCCGCACTCAA AGCTGAAGAGCAAAACCATCTACAGATTATGGAGCGAGAAGAAATGGATGGCGAAGACGACTTGTTCGAAGCAATCGAAAAGT TGATCAATCAAGGCATCAATGCTGGAGATGTCAAGAAGCTTCAAGATGCAGGTATTTACACCTGCAATGGCTTGATGATGTTCACGAAGAAG CACTTGACTGGAATCAAAGGATTGTCCGAGGCTAAAGTTGACAAGATTTGTGAAGCTGCTGAAAAGATAGTA aatTATGGTTATATAACCGGAAGTGATGCTCTGCTCAAA AGGAAATCTGTGATTCGCATCACAACTGGAAGTCAAGCCCTGGATGAACTCTTAGGGG GTGGGATTGAAACTTCGGCTATCACAGAAGCTTTTGGGGAATTCCG ttccGGGAAGACACAGCTCGCTCATACTCTTTGCGTCTCTACACAG CTTCCTACACAAATGCATGGTGGAAATGGAAAGGTTGCTTACATCGATACTGAAGGAACTTT CCGACCTGATAGAATTGTCCCTATAGCTGAAAGATTTGGAATGGACCCAGGAGCTGTCCTTGACAAT ATCATTTATGCCCGTGCATATACTTATGAGCATCAATACAACTTGCTTCTTGGTCTGGCTGCAAAAATGTCTGAAGAGCCATACAGACTTCTG ATTGTTGATTCTGTTATCGCTCTCTTTCGGGTGGATTTTACTGGAAGGGGAGAGCTTGCAGAGCGTCAG CAAAAATTGGCACAGATGCTGTCTCGGTTGATAAAGATAGCTGAGGAATTTAACGTTGCAGTCTACATGACCAACCAAG TCATAGCTGACCCAGGAGGAGGAATGTTCATATCAGATCCGAAAAAACCAGCAGGAGGGCATGTGCTTGCCCATGCAGCCACTATCAGGTTGATGTTCAGGAAAGGCAAAGGTGAACAGAGGGTATGCAAGGTGTTTGATGCCCCAAATTTGCCTGAGGCTGAAGCA GTATTTCAGATAACATCAGGAGGCATTGCAGATGCAAAGGACTAG